A genomic window from Silene latifolia isolate original U9 population chromosome 11, ASM4854445v1, whole genome shotgun sequence includes:
- the LOC141614135 gene encoding uncharacterized protein LOC141614135 codes for MTRDVHDLNNPIICSDEDILPFGANHNLALYITVQCLKGNVPMVLVDGGSVVNVIPLMKAHKLGVKEAGLVPTNQKVRAYDDTRRKVAGLIILTIAIGPLERQASFQVVDINASFNTHLGRPWIHAAKAVTSTLHQKIRVTLNGKIITIPASPTKGYHEKGNSLSSH; via the coding sequence atgacCAGGGATGTCCATGACTTGAACAACCCGATCATTtgctccgacgaagatatccttccgttcggagccaaccataacttgGCCCTTTACATCACTGTGCAGTGCCTAAAAGGGAACGTGCCTATGGTCCTAGTGGATGGCGGATCTGTGGTCAACGTCATTCCCCTCATGAAGGCTCATAAACTGGGTGTCAAGGAAGCTGGCTTGGTACCGACTAATCAAAAAGTACGTGCTTATGacgacactcgtcgtaaggtcgcagggctcATCATCTTGACCATTGCAATAGGACCCctggaaagacaagccagtttccaagtggtcgacatcaACGCCTCTTTCAACACGCATCtaggacgcccctggattcatgcGGCCAAGGCTGTCActtcaacccttcatcagaaaatcagggtcacTTTAAACGGGAAAATAATCACGATCCCTGCATCCCCAACAAAAGGCTATCATGAAAAAGGGAACAGCCTCTCAagtcattga